From a region of the Nocardioides ginsengisegetis genome:
- the pruA gene encoding L-glutamate gamma-semialdehyde dehydrogenase, with the protein MDAISFPPAPTNEPNLTYAPGSPERDALLAEIGRLEATQHDLHAYIGGEFRPAGGEEIKVVQPHDHQHVLGVTRNSTKADAQAAVDAALDAAPEWRAMPFDERCAILLKAADLLAGPWRQRINAATVLGQSKTAFQAEIDSACELIDFWRFNVHYAKQILTDQPIANSPGIWNRTDHRPLEGFVYAITPFNFTAIAGNLPTAPALMGNTVVWKPSPTQQLAASLTMELLVEAGMPPGVINMLPGDGLEVSDVALTHRDLSGIHFTGSTPTFQHLWRTVGENITGYRSYPRIVGETGGKDFIVAHPSADVQVLKTAMIRGAFEFQGQKCSAASRAYVPRSLWTQLKDELVAEVEGISMGSPKDLSNFMSAVIDERAFAKHQRAIARAQATDGLDVIAGGQTDDSVGYFVRPTVVEIADPTDEMFSTEYFGPILAVHVYEDGDFEKVVAQMESFAPYALTGAIIAQDRRAIAWARKELRFAAGNFYINDKPTGAVVGQQPFGGGRASGTNDKAGAAVNLLRWTSPRSIKETFVPPTDYRYPYMG; encoded by the coding sequence ATGGACGCAATTTCTTTCCCCCCGGCTCCCACCAACGAGCCGAACCTGACCTACGCGCCGGGCAGCCCCGAACGGGACGCCCTCCTCGCGGAGATCGGCCGCCTCGAGGCCACCCAGCACGACCTGCACGCCTACATCGGTGGTGAGTTCCGCCCCGCCGGTGGCGAGGAGATCAAGGTCGTCCAGCCGCACGACCACCAGCACGTGCTCGGCGTGACCCGCAACAGCACCAAGGCCGACGCGCAGGCCGCCGTCGACGCCGCCCTCGACGCGGCGCCCGAGTGGCGCGCGATGCCCTTCGACGAGCGCTGCGCGATCCTGCTCAAGGCCGCCGACCTGCTGGCCGGCCCGTGGCGCCAGCGGATCAACGCCGCGACCGTGCTCGGCCAGTCCAAGACCGCCTTCCAGGCGGAGATCGACTCGGCGTGCGAGCTCATCGACTTCTGGCGCTTCAACGTCCACTACGCGAAGCAGATCCTCACCGACCAGCCGATCGCCAACAGCCCGGGCATCTGGAACCGCACCGACCACCGCCCGCTCGAGGGCTTCGTCTACGCGATCACGCCGTTCAACTTCACCGCGATCGCGGGCAACCTGCCGACCGCGCCGGCGCTGATGGGCAACACGGTCGTGTGGAAGCCGTCCCCGACCCAGCAGCTCGCCGCGTCGCTGACGATGGAGCTCCTCGTCGAGGCCGGCATGCCGCCGGGCGTCATCAACATGCTGCCCGGTGACGGCCTCGAGGTCTCGGACGTGGCGCTGACGCACCGCGACCTGTCCGGCATCCACTTCACGGGCTCGACCCCGACCTTCCAGCACCTGTGGCGCACGGTCGGGGAGAACATCACCGGCTACCGCTCCTACCCGCGGATCGTCGGCGAGACCGGCGGCAAGGACTTCATCGTCGCCCACCCCTCGGCCGACGTGCAGGTCCTCAAGACCGCGATGATCCGCGGCGCCTTCGAGTTCCAGGGCCAGAAGTGCTCGGCCGCGTCCCGCGCCTACGTCCCGCGCTCGCTGTGGACCCAGCTCAAGGACGAGCTCGTCGCCGAGGTCGAGGGCATCTCGATGGGCTCGCCCAAGGACCTGTCGAACTTCATGTCGGCCGTCATCGACGAGCGCGCCTTCGCCAAGCACCAGCGGGCCATCGCGCGCGCCCAGGCCACCGACGGCCTCGACGTCATCGCCGGCGGCCAGACCGACGACTCGGTGGGCTATTTCGTGCGCCCGACCGTCGTCGAGATCGCCGACCCGACCGACGAGATGTTCTCCACCGAGTACTTCGGCCCGATCCTGGCCGTCCACGTCTACGAGGACGGCGACTTCGAGAAGGTCGTGGCGCAGATGGAGTCCTTCGCGCCCTACGCGCTCACCGGCGCGATCATCGCCCAGGACCGCCGCGCCATCGCGTGGGCCCGCAAGGAGCTGCGCTTCGCCGCGGGCAACTTCTACATCAACGACAAGCCGACCGGTGCCGTCGTGGGGCAGCAGCCCTTCGGCGGTGGCCGCGCCTCGGGCACCAACGACAAGGCCGGCGCCGCGGTCAACCTGCTGCGCTGGACCAGCCCGCGGTCCATCAAGGAGACGTTCGTCCCGCCGACGGACTACCGCTACCCCTACATGGGCTGA
- a CDS encoding DUF6912 family protein produces MSVRVYVPLTSTSLAALVADGRLDGPLRAHAVTDALRAEWPEGDDEGWEYAALMAAGGTSAGLRGSGDLPRRFVLAADVPSVVPVPGDDPTLVDVAADVPWKNVASAHVDTSDWGPEGPDEDAELAWFATQEIRDLL; encoded by the coding sequence ATGAGCGTCCGCGTCTACGTGCCCCTGACCTCGACCTCGCTCGCGGCGCTGGTCGCCGACGGCCGTCTCGACGGGCCGCTGCGCGCGCACGCCGTCACCGACGCGCTGCGCGCCGAGTGGCCCGAGGGCGACGACGAGGGCTGGGAGTACGCCGCGCTGATGGCCGCCGGCGGCACCTCGGCCGGGCTGCGGGGGAGCGGTGACCTGCCGCGGCGTTTCGTGCTCGCCGCCGACGTGCCGTCGGTGGTGCCCGTGCCCGGCGACGACCCGACGCTGGTCGACGTCGCGGCGGACGTGCCGTGGAAGAACGTCGCCTCCGCCCACGTCGACACGAGCGACTGGGGACCGGAGGGTCCCGACGAGGACGCCGAGCTCGCGTGGTTCGCCACCCAGGAGATCCGCGACCTGCTGTAG
- a CDS encoding WS/DGAT/MGAT family O-acyltransferase, whose translation MTERLRPRDLALLAAESAATPMHNATVEIFDPGDSGFDHDRLVELIRDRISFVPRYRQRIQSIPGRLANPVWVDDENFDLGYHVRRSALPRPGTLEQLLELVGRIVSRPLDRSRPLWEMYFVEGLEGGQVALLSKSHEVLVDGVDTVDLGQVLLDVGETPKELGGDEWRPGPRVTQGGLLADAVRDSLTQPRTVAATIRSRTGAVLRGTDAAAQRASGVVNALTGRRPSRPYPVTGPLSLQRRVVAVRTELADYRTVRNAHGGTVNDVILATITGALRSWLMTRSESMHGMRQVHAVVPISVIDQELEATSLGSQIAAHFVDLPIGESSPVVRLHQVSYSFQAHKDTGRAVAANRLAGIAGFAPTTFHAIGARVAAAELRRGYQLSVTNVPGPQSPLYAAGARMVATYPVHPLLPGHPLAIGVTSYDGGVYYGLTADRDLLPDAELLATCLREALDELLDTATGARPRVPRGRKKKAPRKATPAP comes from the coding sequence ATGACCGAGCGGCTCCGGCCGCGCGACCTGGCGTTGCTGGCGGCAGAGTCCGCCGCGACGCCGATGCACAACGCCACGGTCGAGATCTTCGACCCGGGCGACTCGGGCTTCGACCACGACCGGCTCGTGGAGCTGATCCGGGACCGCATCTCCTTCGTGCCGCGCTACCGCCAGCGGATCCAGTCGATCCCCGGACGACTGGCCAACCCGGTCTGGGTCGACGACGAGAACTTCGACCTCGGCTACCACGTACGCCGCTCCGCGCTGCCGCGCCCGGGCACCCTCGAGCAGCTGCTCGAGCTGGTCGGCCGGATCGTGTCGCGGCCCCTTGACCGGTCCCGGCCGCTGTGGGAGATGTACTTCGTCGAGGGCCTCGAGGGCGGCCAGGTCGCGCTGCTGTCGAAGTCCCACGAGGTCCTGGTCGACGGCGTCGACACCGTCGACCTCGGCCAGGTCCTGCTCGACGTCGGGGAGACCCCCAAGGAGCTCGGGGGCGACGAGTGGCGGCCCGGCCCGCGCGTCACCCAGGGCGGACTGCTCGCCGATGCCGTGCGCGACTCGCTGACCCAGCCGCGCACCGTCGCGGCCACGATCCGCAGCCGGACCGGTGCCGTGCTGCGCGGCACCGACGCCGCGGCGCAGCGGGCGAGCGGCGTGGTCAACGCCCTGACCGGCCGGCGCCCGTCGCGCCCCTACCCGGTGACCGGGCCGCTGTCGCTGCAGCGCCGCGTGGTCGCCGTCCGCACCGAGCTGGCCGACTACCGCACCGTCCGCAACGCCCACGGCGGCACGGTGAACGACGTCATCCTGGCCACCATCACCGGGGCGCTCCGCAGCTGGCTGATGACCCGCAGCGAGTCGATGCACGGCATGCGCCAGGTGCACGCCGTGGTGCCGATCTCGGTGATCGACCAGGAGCTCGAGGCAACGTCTCTCGGCAGCCAGATCGCCGCGCACTTCGTGGACCTGCCCATCGGGGAGTCCAGCCCGGTGGTCCGCCTCCACCAGGTGTCCTACTCCTTCCAGGCCCACAAGGACACCGGCCGCGCCGTCGCCGCCAACCGGCTCGCGGGCATCGCCGGCTTCGCGCCGACGACGTTCCACGCGATCGGGGCCAGGGTGGCGGCGGCCGAGCTGCGCCGCGGCTACCAGCTCAGCGTCACCAACGTGCCCGGCCCGCAGTCGCCGCTCTACGCCGCAGGCGCACGCATGGTCGCGACCTACCCCGTCCACCCGCTGCTGCCCGGGCACCCGCTGGCGATCGGGGTGACGTCGTACGACGGCGGCGTCTACTACGGACTCACCGCCGACCGGGACCTGCTGCCCGACGCGGAGCTCCTGGCGACCTGCCTGCGTGAGGCGCTGGACGAGCTGCTCGACACGGCGACCGGCGCACGCCCGCGGGTCCCGCGCGGCCGGAAGAAGAAGGCCCCCAGGAAGGCGACCCCGGCCCCATGA
- a CDS encoding AAA family ATPase produces MPVVVLVVAAGAAWESPALRLLGESPGIVVLKRCVDVADLLAAATAGQADVAVLGLDAPGLDLAATDHLRKHGVRPVAIVPAGVDDAGRLRASRIGIPWLVAEDRLDALPEAVTAVPEDPDGTRARPDGPAVPLPDPGDAVPSEGRVLAVWGPAGAPGRTTLATAIASELGRRRLRTVLVDADPWGGSVAQALGILDEVSGLLSAARLATAGQLAERFASVQRGLDAHLSVVTGLPRPDRWVEVRAGAVEHLLEVARDHGQVVVDTGFSLEDDPASEFGSRPGRNQMTLGALAVADEVLVVGNADPVGLSRLARGLVELRELTDATPHVVVNRMRASLGWSQKDIAGMVSGFTRSAALHFLPEDRATADRALVAGRTLAEVGDSPLARAVAGVVDAVLGVPAGAGAVRPRTAGRALRR; encoded by the coding sequence GTGCCCGTCGTCGTGCTCGTCGTCGCGGCCGGTGCCGCCTGGGAGTCCCCGGCCCTGCGGCTGCTGGGGGAGAGCCCCGGCATCGTGGTGCTCAAGCGCTGCGTCGACGTCGCCGACCTGCTCGCGGCCGCGACCGCGGGCCAGGCCGACGTCGCCGTGCTGGGCCTGGACGCTCCCGGCCTCGACCTGGCCGCCACCGACCACCTCCGCAAGCACGGCGTCCGGCCCGTCGCGATCGTGCCGGCCGGGGTGGACGACGCCGGCCGCCTGCGCGCCTCCCGGATCGGCATCCCCTGGCTGGTCGCCGAGGACCGGCTCGACGCGCTGCCCGAGGCCGTGACCGCGGTGCCCGAGGACCCCGACGGGACCCGGGCCCGCCCCGACGGGCCGGCCGTCCCGCTGCCCGACCCCGGCGATGCCGTGCCGTCCGAGGGCCGTGTGCTGGCCGTCTGGGGTCCCGCCGGTGCGCCGGGACGGACGACCCTCGCCACGGCGATCGCGTCCGAGCTCGGCCGGCGGCGGCTGCGCACCGTGCTGGTCGACGCCGATCCCTGGGGCGGCTCCGTCGCGCAGGCGCTCGGCATCCTCGACGAGGTCTCCGGTCTGCTCTCGGCCGCCCGGCTCGCCACGGCGGGTCAGCTGGCGGAGCGGTTCGCCTCCGTCCAGCGCGGGCTCGACGCCCACCTGAGCGTGGTCACCGGCCTGCCCCGTCCCGACCGCTGGGTCGAGGTCCGGGCCGGCGCGGTCGAGCACCTCCTCGAGGTGGCCCGCGACCACGGCCAGGTCGTCGTGGACACCGGCTTCAGCCTCGAGGACGACCCGGCCTCGGAGTTCGGCTCCCGCCCGGGCCGCAACCAGATGACGCTGGGTGCGCTGGCCGTCGCGGACGAGGTGCTGGTCGTCGGCAACGCCGACCCGGTCGGGCTCTCTCGTCTGGCCCGCGGCCTCGTCGAGCTCCGCGAGCTGACCGACGCGACACCCCACGTCGTGGTCAACCGGATGCGGGCCAGCCTCGGCTGGTCGCAGAAGGACATCGCCGGGATGGTCTCCGGCTTCACCCGCTCGGCCGCCCTGCACTTCCTCCCGGAGGACCGCGCCACCGCCGACCGCGCGCTCGTCGCGGGCCGGACCCTCGCCGAGGTCGGTGACTCCCCACTGGCCCGCGCGGTCGCGGGCGTCGTCGACGCCGTGCTCGGGGTCCCGGCCGGAGCCGGGGCCGTCAGGCCGCGAACAGCAGGTAGAGCCCTCCGACGGTGA
- a CDS encoding helix-turn-helix domain-containing protein has protein sequence MSGTPRFLTLADVAEVLNTSSAQVYALVRRGDLPAIKIGGRGQWRVEAAQLEDFIQRMYAETRTFVDEHPYVEAGERPEA, from the coding sequence ATGTCCGGCACGCCCCGCTTCCTCACCCTCGCCGACGTCGCCGAGGTGCTCAACACCTCCAGCGCCCAGGTCTACGCGCTGGTGCGACGCGGTGACCTGCCGGCGATCAAGATCGGCGGCCGGGGCCAGTGGCGGGTCGAGGCGGCCCAGCTCGAGGACTTCATCCAGCGGATGTACGCCGAGACCCGGACGTTCGTCGACGAGCACCCCTACGTCGAGGCGGGCGAGCGCCCCGAGGCCTGA
- a CDS encoding trypsin-like peptidase domain-containing protein: MNEDEPGRAPGPQPADGTDGEPTRPLSWMPPTSQPPPGQWASFPPPGTQALPVAPARPAPPRGRVPGWIWPVVAVLALVVGVVGGAVGGVAYEHFRTDNVGTVSSGLAGVDTVNAPPLAADNGSVAAVAQELLPSTVQISAEYDGEKGGATGSGFVLDRQGHVITNNHVVASAASDDGPIEIVDQDGNRYEATLVGRSPVYDLAVLYAAGAKGLKPASLGSSQQLRVGEGVVAFGSPLGLSSTVTAGIVSALHRPVTTGDSANDSSYINAVQTDAAINPGNSGGPLVNLRGQVVGVNSAIATTGSSTSGESGNIGVGFAIPIEQVKVTADQILRTGEARYPVIGAKVQTGGQDEGKGAVIDEVLSGTPADKSGLEKGDLITAVNGERVSDGIALIVSIRSHQPGERLRFTVVRDGKERTIEVKLGSEVG, from the coding sequence GTGAACGAGGACGAACCGGGTCGCGCACCCGGTCCCCAGCCCGCGGACGGCACCGACGGCGAGCCCACCCGGCCGCTCTCCTGGATGCCGCCGACCTCCCAGCCGCCGCCGGGCCAGTGGGCGTCGTTCCCGCCGCCGGGCACGCAGGCGCTGCCCGTCGCGCCTGCCCGGCCCGCGCCGCCCCGCGGCCGGGTGCCCGGGTGGATCTGGCCGGTCGTGGCCGTCCTCGCCCTCGTGGTCGGCGTCGTCGGCGGTGCCGTCGGCGGGGTGGCCTACGAGCACTTCCGCACCGACAACGTCGGCACCGTCTCCAGCGGCCTGGCCGGCGTCGACACCGTCAACGCCCCGCCCCTGGCGGCCGACAACGGCTCGGTCGCCGCGGTCGCCCAGGAGCTGCTGCCCAGCACCGTCCAGATCTCCGCCGAGTACGACGGCGAGAAGGGCGGCGCCACCGGATCCGGCTTCGTGCTGGACCGCCAGGGGCACGTCATCACCAACAACCACGTCGTGGCCTCGGCGGCCTCCGACGACGGCCCGATCGAGATCGTCGACCAGGACGGCAACCGCTACGAGGCCACCCTGGTGGGCCGCAGCCCGGTCTACGACCTCGCCGTCCTGTACGCCGCGGGCGCCAAGGGCCTCAAGCCGGCCTCGCTGGGCTCCTCCCAGCAGCTGCGCGTCGGCGAGGGGGTCGTCGCCTTCGGCTCGCCGCTCGGCCTGAGCTCCACGGTCACGGCCGGCATCGTGTCGGCACTCCACCGGCCGGTGACGACCGGCGACTCGGCCAACGACTCGTCGTACATCAACGCGGTGCAGACCGACGCGGCCATCAACCCCGGCAACTCCGGCGGGCCGCTGGTCAACCTGCGGGGACAGGTCGTGGGCGTCAACTCCGCGATCGCCACCACCGGGAGCAGCACCAGTGGCGAGTCGGGCAACATCGGCGTCGGCTTCGCGATCCCGATCGAGCAGGTCAAGGTGACCGCCGACCAGATCCTGCGCACCGGCGAGGCCCGCTACCCCGTCATCGGGGCGAAGGTCCAGACCGGAGGCCAGGACGAGGGCAAGGGCGCCGTCATCGACGAGGTCCTCTCCGGCACGCCTGCCGACAAGAGCGGGCTGGAGAAGGGCGACCTCATCACCGCGGTCAACGGGGAGCGGGTCAGCGACGGCATCGCGCTGATCGTCTCCATCCGGTCCCACCAGCCCGGCGAGCGGCTGCGCTTCACCGTCGTCCGGGACGGCAAGGAGCGCACGATCGAGGTGAAGCTCGGCTCCGAGGTGGGCTGA
- a CDS encoding zf-HC2 domain-containing protein — translation MIGHLGSRVSALLDGQLPPDEAERAWAHVHTCHACRDQVEREGWVKTRLAGLSFGSTGASDHLKGSLLGSPGMPPGDVYLAHARQGDQRSRINTGLVAIGGGAVGAAVMGVLALGLAPADAPAGDRRAPVTNLVRPTDSFGASTPSPTADLAGHRAARLHRTR, via the coding sequence GTGATCGGACACCTCGGCTCCCGCGTCAGCGCGCTCCTCGACGGCCAGCTCCCGCCCGACGAGGCCGAGCGTGCCTGGGCGCACGTCCACACCTGTCACGCCTGCCGCGACCAGGTCGAGCGCGAGGGCTGGGTCAAGACCCGCCTCGCCGGCCTCTCCTTCGGCAGCACCGGCGCCTCCGACCACCTCAAGGGGTCGCTCCTGGGCAGCCCCGGCATGCCCCCCGGCGACGTCTACCTCGCGCACGCCCGCCAGGGCGACCAGCGCTCCCGGATCAACACCGGGCTGGTCGCCATCGGCGGCGGCGCGGTGGGGGCCGCCGTGATGGGCGTGCTGGCCCTCGGCCTGGCCCCGGCCGACGCCCCGGCCGGTGACCGGCGGGCGCCGGTGACCAACCTGGTCCGACCGACCGACTCCTTCGGCGCGTCCACGCCCAGCCCCACCGCGGACCTCGCCGGCCACCGCGCGGCGCGGTTGCACCGCACCCGTTGA
- the sigE gene encoding RNA polymerase sigma factor SigE — protein sequence MDAIQADQSGETGVPTWDEIVERHSDRVYRLAYRLTGNRHDAEDLTQEVFVRVFRSLSTYTPGTFEGWLHRITTNLFLDQARRKQRIRFDALSDERADRLTSTTPTPDAAYADQTFDDDIERALATLPPDFRAAVVLCDVEGLSYEEISEILDAKLGTVRSRIHRGRAMLRSALAHRAPTDGRVRYSGPTVTARGPVMRP from the coding sequence GTGGACGCCATCCAGGCCGACCAGTCGGGCGAGACGGGCGTCCCCACCTGGGACGAGATCGTCGAACGCCACTCCGACCGCGTCTACCGCCTGGCCTACCGCCTCACCGGCAACCGCCACGACGCCGAGGACCTGACCCAGGAGGTCTTCGTCCGCGTCTTCCGGAGCCTGTCGACCTACACGCCCGGCACCTTCGAGGGCTGGCTGCACCGGATCACCACCAACCTCTTCCTCGACCAGGCCCGCCGCAAGCAGCGGATCCGCTTCGACGCCCTCTCCGACGAGCGCGCGGACCGCCTGACCAGCACCACGCCGACCCCCGACGCGGCGTACGCCGACCAGACCTTCGACGACGACATCGAGCGCGCCCTCGCGACCCTGCCGCCGGACTTCCGCGCCGCGGTCGTCCTCTGCGACGTCGAGGGGCTCTCCTACGAGGAGATCTCCGAGATCCTCGATGCCAAGCTCGGCACCGTCCGCTCCCGCATCCACCGCGGCCGCGCGATGCTGCGCTCCGCGCTCGCGCACCGCGCTCCCACCGACGGCCGGGTCCGATACTCCGGCCCCACCGTGACCGCACGAGGCCCGGTGATGCGCCCGTGA
- a CDS encoding O-methyltransferase → MKPASWSYAEGFVAEDEVLAAARARAEEVGVVAIGSGGGAALRFLAAVLDARAVVEIGTGTGVSGLWLLRGMRSDGVLTTVDIEAEHQRLARQSFSEAGIPANRARTISGAALDVLPRLTDGHYDLVFCDGDKAEYSAYLKEALRLLRPGGVVAFDNALWHDKVADPAQRDEDTVSIRELGNEIAEHPSLVAALLPVGDGLLVAKKEWSPEG, encoded by the coding sequence ATCAAGCCCGCGAGTTGGTCCTACGCCGAAGGGTTCGTCGCCGAGGACGAGGTCCTCGCCGCGGCGCGTGCGCGCGCCGAGGAGGTCGGCGTCGTCGCGATCGGCTCCGGGGGCGGCGCGGCCCTCCGGTTCCTGGCCGCCGTCCTGGACGCGCGCGCCGTCGTCGAGATCGGCACCGGCACCGGTGTCTCCGGCCTCTGGCTGCTGCGCGGCATGCGCTCCGACGGCGTCCTCACGACCGTCGACATCGAGGCCGAGCACCAGCGGCTGGCCCGTCAGTCCTTCAGCGAGGCCGGCATCCCGGCCAACCGCGCGCGCACGATCTCGGGCGCGGCGCTCGATGTGCTCCCCCGCCTGACCGACGGCCACTACGACCTGGTCTTCTGCGACGGCGACAAGGCGGAGTACTCCGCCTACCTCAAGGAGGCCCTGCGCCTGCTGCGCCCCGGCGGCGTCGTGGCCTTCGACAACGCGCTGTGGCACGACAAGGTGGCCGACCCGGCCCAGCGCGACGAGGACACCGTCTCCATCCGCGAGCTCGGCAACGAGATCGCCGAGCACCCCTCGCTGGTC